The genomic stretch TTTTGTCCTCGGAGGCTCCTCACCCCGCGTTCCGGCGTCGTCCGACGCCGCTCCCGTGGAGAGGACCTGGCCGTCCCGGGACCCGTCCCGATAGATGGTGACCCCCTTGCATCCAAGCTCCCAGGCGAGCTCGTAGACGGTCGCGACATCTTCTATGGTTGCTCCGTTGGGGAAATTGACTGTTTTGCTTACGGCATTGTCTGTGTGTTTTTGAAAGGCCGCCTGCATCCTGATGTGTATTTCCGGTGAGATGTCGTGGGCCGTAGCGAAAATCTTCCTGATGTCGGCGGGAATTTCCTCGATGGCGCGGATGGATCCCTGCTGTGCGATCTGTTTCATCAGTTCCGGGGAATAGAATCCTCGTTCCCGGGCGATCTGTTCAAACAGGGGATGAACTTCCACCAGGATGTCGTTGTCCATGACTTTCCGGACGTAGGAGACGGCGAAAAGGGGTTCCACGCCCGATGACGCGTTCGCTATGATGGAAATGGTCCCCGTGGGTGCGATGGTGGTCACCGTGGCGTTGCGAATCGACGGTTCTCCCCGTTTTTCGAAAAGAGATCCCTTGAAATGAGGGAACGCTCCCCGCTTTTGTGCCAGCAACCGCGATGCGGCGTGGCCTTCGGCATTGATGAATGACATAACTCTGCCGGCCGTTTCAACAGCTTCTTCGGAGTCGTAGGGAATGCCGAGGAGAATCAGCAGGTCCGCCCAGCCCATGACACCCAGGCCGATCTTGCGGTTGCCCATGGTCATACGGGCAATTTCATCGAGGGGATAGCGGTTTATTTCAACTACATTATCGAGAAAATGGACGGCCTGATGTATCACTTTTTTAAGGCGATCCCATGATATACGCCCAGCCTCGACCATTTTGCCCAGATGTATCGAACCGAGGTTACAGGACTCGTAGGGAAGGAGGGGTTGTTCGCCGCAGGGATTCGTTGATTCGATGGTGCCGATGTGGGGGGTAGGGTTATCCCTGTTCAGACGCTCGAGGAAGATGATGCCCGGCTCACCGTTGTTCCATGCCTGGCTTACGATGCGGGCGAAAACCTTCCGGGCGTTCAGCGTTCCGACGGCCTCGCCGTTCCGGGGGTTGAAGAGATCGTAATTTGTATCGTTCTTGACCGCTTCCATGAAATCTTCCGTGATTCCCACGGAAATATTGAAGTTGTTGAGTTGTTTCTTGTCGGACTTGCACATGATGAAATCCATGATGTCCGGGTGATCCACCCGAAGTATGCCCATGTTGGCGCCCCGCCTGGTTCCCCCCTGCTTGATGGTTTCCGTGGCTATGTCAAAAACCCGCATGAAGGAAATAGGGCCGCTGGATACGCCGGTGGTGCTTTGAACCACGTCATTCGCGGGTCGAAGGCGAGAGAAGGAAAATCCCGTTCCGCCGCCGGACTTGTGAATCAGGGCCGTGTGCTTGACGGCATCGAAGATTTCCTCCATGGAGTCGCCCACGGGCAGAACGAAACAGGCCGACAATTGCCCCAGCTCGCGGCCCGCGTTCATCAGTGTCGGTGAATTGGGCAGAAATTCCAGGTTCGCCATGAGACGATAAAATGCTTCGGCAAGCACCGCCGTATCGGCGTTCTCGTCGAACATACGATCGGCCTCGGCCACGGCCCGGGCAACCCGCCGGAACATGTCGGCCGGTGTTTCCAGAATCCTGCCGGACTCGTCCCGTTTCAGATAGCGCCGCTCGAGAACAGTGACGGCGTTCGCGGCAAGGTGTGGTTGGGAGGGGGAACTGTCCTGATTCATGGCACAAAATCTCCTTAATCAGAGGGTATGAGGGTTGGGATGTATACGCTATATGTGGTAAGAATTGAAATTTGACCACAATATATGGGGGTTGTCAATGCAAAAAACGACAGGGCCGCCCGGCTGTTCCCGCCGGATTAAGACCTTTAGAGAACCTATCGATTGTGTCATTTCGATATCAAGGAAAGATTTCTCGTCGCTTCGCTCCTCGAAATGACATTTTTAAAGGTCACTTCGAGCGTTTCCCCGTCACTTCGAACGTTTCCCTGTCACTTCGAACGCATGTGAGAAGTCTGAAAGATCTCTCGCTGTGTCCGGGACATGGATTTCTCGTCGCTTCGCTTCTCGAAATGACGGATCTTAAGACGCTCCTCGAAATGACACAATTCAAGATAAAGGTCTCGGATTGTCCCGTTCCTGGATGTCACCTCGTCAGGTGACGGTACTTGACGCGATGGGGCTGGTCGGCGTCTTTGCCCAGACGCTGCTTGCGGTCTTTTTCGTAATCGGAATAGTTGCCCTCGAACCAGGTGACGGTGCCGTCCTCTTCGAAGGCGAGAATATGCGTGGCGATCCGGTCGAGAAACCACCGGTCGTGGCTTATGATGACGGCGCAGCCCGCGAAATGCTCAAGCGCTTCTTCCAGGGCGCGCATGGTGTTGACATCCAGGTCGTTGGTCGGTTCATCCAGAAGCAGCACGTTGGCACCCTGCTTGATGATCGTCGCCAGGTGAACCCGGTTACGTTCGCCGCCGGAAATCATGCCGGCTTTTTTCTGCTGGTCCGTTCCGGTGAAATTGAAACGGGACACATATGCCCGGGAGTTCATATCCCGGCTTCCCAGGTGGATGCTGTCATTACCGCCGGAAATGATTTCCCAGATGGTCTTGTCCGGGTCAAGGGCGTCCCGCTCCTGGTCGACGCAGGCGAGGCTTACCGTTTCGCCCACCCTGATGACGCCGGCGTCGGGATTCTCCTGTCCCGTTATCATCTTGAAAAGAGTTGTTTTCCCGGCTCCGTTGGGACCTATGATTCCCACAATGCCTCCCGCGGGCAGCGAAAAATTCATATTGTCGAAGAGAAGCCGGTCACCGTAGCTTTTTGCCACCCCCTCCGCTTCCACCACGACTTCTCCCAGCCGCGGGCCCGGCGGGATATATATCTCGAGATCCTGGGGAGATTTCTGCGCCCCCTGGTTGAGAAGATCCTCATAGGCACTGATGCGCGCCTTTGACTTGGCATGGCGGCCCTTGGGCGACATTCGTATCCATTCCAGTTCCCGCTGCAGCGTCTTCCGGCGTTCCGATTCGCTTTTTTCCTCCTGCTTCAGGCGGTTATACTTCTGCTCAAGCCAGGACGAATAATTTCCCTTCCAGGGGATGCCGCGGCCCCGGTCAAGCTCCAAAATCCAGCCGGCCACATTGTCCAGGAAATAGCGGTCGTGTGTGACGGCAATCACGGTTCCTTCGTAGTGCTGGAGGTGCCTTTCGAGCCAGGCAACCGTTTCCGCGTCCAGATGGTTCGTGGGTTCGTCGAGAAGCAGGATGTCGGGCTTCTGCAGCAGGAGGCGGCACAGGGCCACACGCCGTTTTTCCCCGCCCGAAAGAAGACCCGTGGGCATGTCTTCCGGGGGACAGCGCAGGGCGTCCATTGCCATTTCAAGACGGGAGTCGATGTCCCAGGCATCAAGGCGGTCTATGGTTCCCTGGAGTTCGCCCTGACGTTCCATGAGACGGTCCATCTCGCAGTCCGACATCGGTTCGGCGAATTTTTCGCTGATTTCATTGTATTCCCGGACGACGGCAACGATGTCTCCGAGTCCTTCCTCAACCACGGTCTTCACTGTTTTCTCAGGGTCGAGAAAAGGCTCCTGCTCCAGGAATCCCACGGTAAAATCCGGTGTGAGGATAGTTTTGCCCTCATACTCATCATCGACACCCGCCAGAATCCTCAGGAGAGAGCTCTTGCCCGAACCGTTCAACCCCAGTACGCCGATTTTCGCTCCGTAAAAATATGACAGAGAGATGTCGGAAAGCACCGTCTTGTTCCCGTAGTGTTTGCTTACCCGCATCATGGTGTAGATTATTTTGTTCCGCCCTTCACTCATGATCCGGCTCCCGGTACTGCTGTCCGCCCATGCTCGCTCATGCCTGTGCTGATTCGGTTACCGTGACCGAGATCATCCGGTCTCCCTGACGAATGGCGTCGACCACGTCCTGACCCCGAACTACCTTTCCGAAGACCGTGTGCCTGCCGTTCAGGTGAGGCTGGGGCGAGTGAGTGATGAAAAACTGGCTTCCGTTCGTTCCCGGGCCGGCGTTCGCCATTGAGATGACGCCGGTTTCGTGGGTCAGTGGGTTGCCGGTTGTCTCGTCCTGGAAACAGTATCCCGGTCCGCCTCTTCCGGTACCCGTGGGGTCGCCCGTCTGGATCATGAAGTTGCCGATAACCCGGTGGAACAGGACGCCGTCATAAAATCCTTCACGGGCGAGAAAAACGAAATTGTTCACCGTTACCGGCGCGTGGCGGGGGGAGAGCTCCAATTCCACCTCTCCGCTGTCCGTTGCTATAATGACCCGGTACTCTTTTTCAGGATCGATCCGCATGGCCGGCGGACGATCCCACTGTCTGTTTCTCATGAAAGGTTTCCTCCCGGCGGTTTCATAGTGTCCGCGAGCCCTCTTGGTAGCATCGAGGTTTCGCAACGTCAAGAAAATAGAGGTCAGGCGGACGACATGGAGCGGTACCGTTCACTCTTCAAACAACACCCGGTACTCACCGTATCCTTCCCCGGCGAGGTCCTCCCTGGGGATGAAGCGCAGGGAGGCCGAGTTGATGCAGTATCGAAGACCTGC from Syntrophales bacterium encodes the following:
- a CDS encoding vitamin B12-dependent ribonucleotide reductase; translation: MNQDSSPSQPHLAANAVTVLERRYLKRDESGRILETPADMFRRVARAVAEADRMFDENADTAVLAEAFYRLMANLEFLPNSPTLMNAGRELGQLSACFVLPVGDSMEEIFDAVKHTALIHKSGGGTGFSFSRLRPANDVVQSTTGVSSGPISFMRVFDIATETIKQGGTRRGANMGILRVDHPDIMDFIMCKSDKKQLNNFNISVGITEDFMEAVKNDTNYDLFNPRNGEAVGTLNARKVFARIVSQAWNNGEPGIIFLERLNRDNPTPHIGTIESTNPCGEQPLLPYESCNLGSIHLGKMVEAGRISWDRLKKVIHQAVHFLDNVVEINRYPLDEIARMTMGNRKIGLGVMGWADLLILLGIPYDSEEAVETAGRVMSFINAEGHAASRLLAQKRGAFPHFKGSLFEKRGEPSIRNATVTTIAPTGTISIIANASSGVEPLFAVSYVRKVMDNDILVEVHPLFEQIARERGFYSPELMKQIAQQGSIRAIEEIPADIRKIFATAHDISPEIHIRMQAAFQKHTDNAVSKTVNFPNGATIEDVATVYELAWELGCKGVTIYRDGSRDGQVLSTGAASDDAGTRGEEPPRTKRERPRVLKGWTYQMQTGCGPSYITINEDKNGLFELFTTMGKAGGCAASQNEAIGRMVSLAWRSGIQARQVIKQLQGISCHSPSGFGENKVLSCADAVAKAIQAHMAANGYGSVREKPAFLRGACPDCGGIVEHEGGCAVCRLCGYSECA
- the ettA gene encoding energy-dependent translational throttle protein EttA; its protein translation is MSEGRNKIIYTMMRVSKHYGNKTVLSDISLSYFYGAKIGVLGLNGSGKSSLLRILAGVDDEYEGKTILTPDFTVGFLEQEPFLDPEKTVKTVVEEGLGDIVAVVREYNEISEKFAEPMSDCEMDRLMERQGELQGTIDRLDAWDIDSRLEMAMDALRCPPEDMPTGLLSGGEKRRVALCRLLLQKPDILLLDEPTNHLDAETVAWLERHLQHYEGTVIAVTHDRYFLDNVAGWILELDRGRGIPWKGNYSSWLEQKYNRLKQEEKSESERRKTLQRELEWIRMSPKGRHAKSKARISAYEDLLNQGAQKSPQDLEIYIPPGPRLGEVVVEAEGVAKSYGDRLLFDNMNFSLPAGGIVGIIGPNGAGKTTLFKMITGQENPDAGVIRVGETVSLACVDQERDALDPDKTIWEIISGGNDSIHLGSRDMNSRAYVSRFNFTGTDQQKKAGMISGGERNRVHLATIIKQGANVLLLDEPTNDLDVNTMRALEEALEHFAGCAVIISHDRWFLDRIATHILAFEEDGTVTWFEGNYSDYEKDRKQRLGKDADQPHRVKYRHLTR
- a CDS encoding peptidylprolyl isomerase, translated to MRNRQWDRPPAMRIDPEKEYRVIIATDSGEVELELSPRHAPVTVNNFVFLAREGFYDGVLFHRVIGNFMIQTGDPTGTGRGGPGYCFQDETTGNPLTHETGVISMANAGPGTNGSQFFITHSPQPHLNGRHTVFGKVVRGQDVVDAIRQGDRMISVTVTESAQA